In Paramormyrops kingsleyae isolate MSU_618 chromosome 18, PKINGS_0.4, whole genome shotgun sequence, the DNA window CCACCTGAGGttggatttgtttgtttatagaaGCTGGTGATTATTTAGGCCCtgatagataaaaaaaaaaatggagagtGTGATTTCTCTGTCCCATGACTGTAGCTCACAATTTTTGCCTGAGAATAAGAGGGACCCCGCATGTGCTTCTGTCCTTGCACAGAGCACTTCTGTCATCACTGCAGCTTTTGAAAGTTGGGGGCTATCTGCTTTGCAAACACGCCAGAAAGTAGCAGTGTGGTGTATTGTTCAGTGAGTTATATTGTGCCAGTGATAAGAAGACCACTGGTTCAAACCCTAAAATCACATTAATTGCACTGCAGGgccccttaaccccaattactgcagggactggttgaccctgctttctcaattgtacacTGGTTTTGATATACATGCATCTGCCAAATATATAAATGCAGTGCTCATCTTGTATAGGGAAAAACTAATCTCACAAAAGTGCAGGTGTGCTAAGGACCATATGCAGTCACAGTGAAGTAAAATACACTGTGCAACTTTTTGTCCCCACTCACCTCCAGCCCACATGTCAAATGATTTGACTTCCAATAACTCCCCTGTCACaccttaaaaacaataagattagtaaaaaaaaaaaataataaacataattcatatattaaaatatgagcTATACTGAAATACACAACATGTGAAAAACATAAACCTTGCACAGGAAATAATATTCCAACTATCAGGCAGGTACTATGAAGACTACACAAAAACTGGTTACCATTGACAAGAGCAATGTTCAGTCCTCGGCCGACATTGTTCTTCACGCTGCTTACGAGTCTGAAGAGGACAGATCATCGCTCATTGGTGTTGCaaatttaaacatttcattCTGATTGACATTTCTTCAGAAACATTTGTATTCAGAGGGAATACAATTTAAGATAGTGAGACTAATCAGAATAGAGGCAAGCTCTCACATCTTATCCTCAAGGCAGATCTTGGGACCGATGACATTTGCTGCCCCAGATGTCAGGCGGAAAGCAAGGTGCTTTGCTGGACAGGGTGCCGAAAGGCCACATTTATACTTACGTGGCTTtggcgctggggggggggaagcatttgaaaaaattacagcaataaaaaaaagctAATATTGTTTAAGAGCAAACATTTATGGTTTAAAACTGTCCTGGCTGTGCTGGACAGGAGCTTACGCACCTACAGTTGTCACCTCATGAGATCCTGCAGTTGGAAAAAGGAATGAGATCTCTGGTCACCACACTAATTGCTGAAAGTTCCGCTGAATCGATACAGCAACATGGACGGTACACAAGCAAACACACAGAGCATAAACCTCACCGTGAAAGAGATGTCGCACAACCACAAGGCTGTTTTCCCCTCCAAGAAGCATGTGGGCCAAGAGCCATGTGAGACCTACAAGGCATACGACTACTACTACCCGCAGAGGACCTACGGCAGACAAAGGCTCATCAGCAGACCAAACTACATGCACacattattttatgtatttattttaaactaaATGCTAACAAAATTATACCATGGAAATATGGCTATCTGAATCTGCACATATCTGACACAGGAAGTTTTACTCCATGTGATCCACATTCATGATAGTCAACCTTTCAGGATTTcaaataatatgataaaaataaaattatatacagacgctcctctacttacgaactttcaacctAAGAAccttcagacatacgaacgaagaggactgcaagtccaaattATGTTCactgggctcccgtttcctttCCGCAACATCAATTGTTTTTTCTGTGCGCCGATTCTGTCTAGTACGACATCTGGCCGCTACTCctgccgcgcagcagcgtagcgtatgtactcccagcatcctagttctttgtacttgcgtataccattaaaatgattttgaataacgacttacgaacatttcaaattacgaacggctgttcggaacgtatctcattcgtaagtagaggagcgtctgtaataGGCTTATCCCAGTATCCCATTacagattttaattaaaaaggaaTATAAATCACTTCAGTTGTGCTTTGTATGGCTTTTATTTAATGTTGACCCACCTGCCAGCCTCATGATGAACAAATTTCAGTATTGACACACAGAAGTGTGGAAGGGTCCTGCAAAAAGACGACATACCAAAACTGTCATCCCTACAGGACATTCAGCTTTGAGCTTAGGAGCAAAAATAAGTCTCTTCTTCCTGCATGCAAATTTGAATTCTCAGTCTGCATACAGTCGCACATAATTACATTTACGAGATTAATGAATACCAATGACAGAAAGTACAAGCAATCATTGtagaaaacatttacattttgctCACGTATCAGCAGGGACTAAAAACAGACGGACCAAAATCAGTATTAACTGAAAAGCAAATTCATGccaaaaaaataacagcataACAATGCCTACCGGCAGGCTTCTGTACCTACAGGTGTTCACCTACTTGAGTATTTACATACTTAACTGAACCAATAATTATCCCTGTTCTAACAGCTCAGTGAGGCTCACAAAGTCCCCACAGcatatcccaggaaacacagggcacaaggccatcgCATGCCAGGCCAATTCACTCTATGGACTGAGGGAGCAGCACATAcaatctccacacacacagagtgaggAACACCAGTTTGAAACCGGACAGTTGCAGGTTCGAGTCCCAGAATGAGGTCCCATGTTGTTTCAGATAGTTGCTTATTCTAATTTACTTTTTAAACTTCTTGCATTGTTTACTGCTTTAGATAAGTTCTTTCTCTAAACAACAGCCTAATATATAAAAACCATAGATGAAAATATTCTGTAAATTGGGGAGCCTGTGACGAGAGCACAGCAGAAATGCGGCTTGACGAGTTTGAGTAATCAGAACCAACAAGAAATGTAGGCTTACTATAAGCAATGGCCCATCAAACTATATCATAATATCCAGGAAAGGAAAATGGATGGTTATATGTACTATTCGGAGACAgttgtttattaaatttaaaaaaaaaaacttgtaaaACAATTTGTATTACTGCCTAATAATCCTTAGTTACTTACAGCTGTCAGAAGCTTAGCAGACATCAATTTTAGAAAAGGTTCCCATCCAGGGTCCAAGGAGTAACAGTATCTGAATGAATTTCTAAAGATGCAACTAGGCAGCTGAACAAGAAAAGACACAATTAAAAAGTACACAAAGATCCACCTAAAACATTCAGAGAGCACAGGTGAAGATGCAGTAGCCATACTGATAGTCTTGTGCTGTCTGATGTACATATTGTAAATTCCTCATTTAAAAGACATCAAAAACGTAACTAGCAATGGACCATATGTCCTATCtgaattttgtaattttgtttctGCAGTAAATTACATATCTAACAAAACGTTAAACCCAGGCAGTAAAGAGATTGTACCTATGAAACACATTGTTGGAATTTAAACTAAACTTCATATCCTATATGGTCAACACTCAATAACCTGACGGACAGATCGTAATTTTTACCGTGTACTATAGCCAATATGAAATATAACAAACCGATTTAGCCTTGGCAAGTACCGGTGTACGTGTCTCTGCTGCATCTTATGTCAGCGTGGGGAAAAACCAACACCACGGAGATTTAGACAACGCCCATTCGCAAAATATTAAGCAGAAAGTTGTTACAATAGGTAAGGTGGGTATTATGGATAATGTATCAACATctaacaaatagaaaacatGAACAGCGAGGTGATGTAGTCAGCTATGACAATGCTGCAATAACTACATTTATCTACTTTCGGGATCCAGTTTATTACTCACCTTTACTTTGTCCTTAGAATTTGTATCACGTTTTctgaaaaagaataaaataaaacgaCGCGCATTAAGAAGGCATGTAATCCAGGAAGTGTATGGTTTACACAGTAGCTACTTCCTGGTCAAAACTGCGAGTCTTACTGAGAAGGCGAAGCACGCCAGGAGCAATAGGACTGAGGACCTACGCAAATGTGCTGTGTTATACGCAAAGTATGTACACAGATATCGCACAAGGAAGTGGCTCTAAAATTAAAATACTATTTTCTACACTAACCAATATTACACAACTCTGCCCCCGAGTACCTGCTCTCCCCTCGGCCGGCTGGGTCTACCTCATCCCTAAACAGGATCCTGGAGAGTCACGTGACCGCAGACGATTATAATTACACTTAAGGAACTCATTTCCCCCCCCAATATAATATAACCTTCATCAATTACTTCTATATCATCTAATCTATATaagataaaatatatatattttaggtATAGATATATCTTGAAGAAATCAGACTGTGTCTCACATAGTTTTGTTCATATCTACTTTTAATCAAAGCATTTGTGAATATTTTATAGTGCGCATTGAGTTATGTCTATAAGCGCGTTATCTTTGGTTTTGGAATCAGAGTAATCAATCTTTGTTTCAACGTAGTAAGTAATGTAATTGTAGTTATGTaattaatgcattttcaaagcttTAAACAATAACACCCTAATATCACACCAAAAAAAGAGTCCTCTGGCATGCCTGGAATGAAGGCCCTCTTGTGCCTGCTTCACTCTCTCCTGATCTCTCCCACACCAGACTGAACTAACCTGCATGACCTGCTTCTTATAATCCATCACACCGGATAGTAGGGTTGCCAACCATCCCGAATTGTCCGGGACATCCTGAAATATGGGTGATTTTGATTCGTCCCTTCACCGAAGatgcatttttcaaatttattggtttcattcTTGTTATgcgaaaatacaaaatatttttaaaaataagagGATGCAGTGTCACTGAAGTCACTTATTCAGGGTGTACTGACTGTCAGAGACGATCCTAGGGTCTGTTGGGGCCCCAAGCAAAAATTCactggccccccccccccctctaaccagtttttgtcatcattttaataaatattctgacattaacaaaaaattgtgaacagtaaacttttttttatttcacaagtTACCATTTTCAACAAGTTAATGgactttaaaatatgaaacCAGCTCTCGTTCGCCATCTAGTGGCTTGGGGGCCCCAAGcaactgcctgccctgcctgctgaCAAGATGCGCCTCTGCTGACTGTTGTTGGCTCCTAAATACGGACCTTTATTGTTTAATTAGTGAAATATTTCCCTTTTTCCAATGAATTGGCTTCAATCTAGTAGGGCTTTGGCTACAGATAACTAAAAACATAAATGCACAGGGTTTCTATTTTCTAACCATTTTAGTACAATTGGCCAGGGGTGTGCTCAGTTTTGTTGTATACTGTAGTTCCAGGACAAGACGACCCCAGAGACTTGTAAACAGGGACCAGGTTCCGGAACGTCAGCGTGAAAGCACATGTTAATCGCCGAAGAAAACTAGATGATATGTAACTGATCTAGAATAAACAAATTAGTTCAGCCCCTCAATTAAAGAGCACATTGTGTTTCAACTGAAAATCTTGTTTCTACACTCTCGCTTCATAAACTCGATGATATCTTGCTTTGTACGGTTTTGTGTCCTCTTGCCAATTCATTGGACAGAGTCGACTAACAGCTATAACCCCACTGCACTAGAGTATATTAAATAAGTGAAATATACACAGGATGCAACAGGTTGCAAAACTTTGGAATGCAAGGCTTTTGACTTTGAAGAACCTTGGTAAGTTACCAAGTAATATATAAGAAAAATGAATTTAGAGATAAAATAACCTTTTTACTTAAGCTGACTCTGTGTTAGATGTATGCTTGTGATGTATTTGCATCACatatatgttgctttggacaaactGTAAAAGCAAATATTTGAATATAActttatgtttaaatatttattgtcaATGGAGCGCAGCACTCTTTCATCATTAGGGGGCGCTAAGTTACACTTCCCATGGTCATTGCGCACTTCATGACACATCCTAGTCGCGACTAGACCAAGATGGCTGCTGCAGTCAAGGTGTCGTCACTCTCCAAAGGATTAAATCCCATTTGGGGAGGGGGATTAAGACATGCGTTCAAAGTAAGCCGTTTTAAATGGAATGTTTTTCCTGCTATCTGTAGTACACGAATGGCAAATTCGTATAATGACAACGCACTGATATGCAAGATTTTTACCCCTGTGTTAATTGTTCATAGGTAATTTCAACATCTACAAACAGTCACAGAGAAAAGTCATCTTACACCGTGAGTATACGACTGGAAATATGATTCTGGTATAAAAGCAATACCACtgcaaaaaagtatttgtacatGTACAATAGGCAATGTGCAATGGTCTTCGGGGGAATGAACCGCAAATAAGGATTTTTTTGTATATGGTTGCAAAAATACTTCCCCCTGCGATCTTCTAGAAATAAACGAGCAGAACAAAATCTTGAGTCTTACATTTGAACGAAAGCCTGTAATTATCTAAAGCGTTTGTTCTGAGATATTAACGAAGCACGTTGACGTTAACCAGCTAACCAATGTGGGGGCACGTGAAAGGACAAGCAGATCTGGTGAACCTTATTACACTGAGACACGGGCCTTTTAGCAGGCTTCACTCTGCATCGTCAGATCACTAGCTAACTTTATTTTTGGACTGCATTCAATGCTGAAAAACAATGCGGACAAACAGCATCTCCCGGAAGTTCTTGGGAGTCTCCCTTAAATTGCCAGCGGCACTCTGGCACATGATGCGCAACGTCCCGGAAATCTGCCTTCAGCTGTCATCTGAAGAATTCCGACTAGATTGTACTTAACTTTCCTGGCCTTTACATCTCGGACCGTGGGCCCCGTTCGCAGGTGAAATTGCCTGGCACCCCTCAGAAGCTGCCGCCCTAATGCACTGACTTGTCCTGATGCTAACTGAGATTGCACATcctaacaggtttttatcataatAATTTGTGCGGGTAAACTAACCTAATCTGTATTGTATTTGATTGGTAAATTTAAGAAACGAACACTAATTGAGTGAACTAAacgtattaattaataattaatcagTTGTTTTGTTGTCAAGGCAAAATGTTAAATCTGAGACttgagatttttttatttattacatatttttattgTGATATCTTGGTGTGATGCCGTTTTTCTcactaatgattattttttatttccaacCTTTTTCCATCATCGCTCAGGGACGGATCATTGTAAGTATGCTTTGTCTGGTAAAAACATATCtgtattacatattaataaAAGCTTCTAAGCATATTATTCTGCtaatcaaaaaatattttctaggTCTCTGCTCTCTTGATATGTATGTTTTCAAATTGGTAAATGCTAAACCATTAGCAAACTTTATAAAGATTGTACAGTGTTTTCTGTAAGAAGTTTAGTGTCTCTTCATTTCAAAATGCACTCACACTTCAAATGCATTTTGATACATATACGCTACATATAAAAGTGTCTTCGTGTGTGTTCCAAAACACATTTCAGAGCTCTGGACTTTATGTGCAATTCATATGCAAAATTTAGTCAAAAATGGTGAAAAGGCAATTTTTTGatttcaaaatgatttaaatggAATGAGCCACTGATTTAACTCTTAACTGGGCCGGTTGGCCAATATGAATAAAAAAGATTGTGGAGCGTTAATATTCACATCGGACTGACGAGAATCATGTTTGGCCTGCGTTCATTTCCTGCCGTCAGCAGATTTTATTGTCAGCCTTTATGTTGCTCATGGAATTTCACCCTTGGGAAAAAtaattggggaaccctggttTAGTTGAATAATCTGTGCTATGAACTGGTTGACAAAATGAAGAAATGTTTTGTTCACATTGGGGAAAAAAGCTTACATTTTTCTTTCATAAAAGCTGCCAAAATAATGAtgatacagtacaatacaataaaatattgtCTTGGAGGCATTATCTTTAATAGCCTTTTATTTTTCAGCCTCCACCTGCTAAGTATGGTGGCCGACATACTGTTACCCTGATACCGGGGGATGGTATTGGACCCGAGCTGCTCAATCATGTTAGAGAGGTCTTCAGGTAAGTCAACTGGGTGAAACTGTGGTCCTGAATCCTGGTACAGGTGTACGAAAGTGTCCGCTTCTTATGGTCAAAAATTGTGGCTTTGAAACCCATGAAGCTTGGGGTTTTTCAGTAAGCTGGAAAATATTTTACGTTAAATGTACATCGCCCCAAAATTGAAACCACATATTGATAGTCAAAAAAGGGGCAGATCTGACACTTGATTCCATTAAGATAACTCAAAAACTTGTAGCCAGGTGTGCTTTGCAAACAAGTAGCAGTAGCAAGCAGAGAAGGAGAAATGAACCGAGGTCTTACTTAGTCTAACAGCGAGGTACGCTGCCTTCTTGAAATCTGGGCAGATGACGGCATTTGTCATCTCATAAAAGCGACTTATAAAAACTCAAAATGCTTGGACAGTGGCTGAAGGAGAGAGGATTTCACTGTTTGACTGAACAGTGCCATGTGAAAGTAAGGAAAACTGAGGCAGCAATACGTAAAACTGAGAGATGATGAACTGCACAGCCCATTGTTGTTCTGCTTGGATTTTTCTCTGAGTGAAAGCAAACTGAACTGAGGGGGAAATACTACAAACTCAACAACTAATTTGGACCAGAGAAACTGACCTACAAGTGccttaaatgtattttacataaTTATTTTTCAAAGTATGTAAGCACATTGCAGGGGTGACAAGTTGGAAGTGATCAGATTCTGAGACCGATCCCCCCCACAAAAGGGGTAGTTCCAGACATCGGATCCTGTTAGCGTGATAACTGAAAAAGTGTTTGACGGATCTTTTTCATGTTGTATATTTTAAGATGTGGATCTGTGAAACCTTGAGACAAATAGTTTCAAAATTGGAGCAGCGCTGCACAGTGAGAGCAAAGAGAAGGGCAGCTCAGACATTTGATCTTGTCAGCATGATAATTATAATTCGAAAAGTATTTGTCTGATCTTCAGTATGGATGAGGATTTCCAATTGTTTGTGTCTTGAGACAATTATTACAAAACTTGAAGCTACAGTGCTGAGTGACAACAAATAAAaagattaataaaatattaaactccagtccaacatgactgcacagGATAActattttttctgtatttgaTCTTTGATTACTATTTCAACATTTATATGGAAAATCTATACCTGGGAATCTTCCAAAAATTCCAAAATTGAAAGTGCAGCGATAgcaggccaaagtggctgtaacagctgccatcTTGCAAACACAGCCATCACATCTAAACTTATTCTGAGCATTTTTTGCAGCGTGTTTACCTGTATTTCTCTGTGCATGTTTTAATGTCCATCGCTTAAATTGTCatttatattattcatatttttctgtatttaaatatatttatttatttctcatttgcacTATGACCATTGATCCTGGTGCTCTTCTCAGAAGAAGAGAGAAGACAGAATTCACATGCCAAGTTTAATTAAAATCAATAACTGAGATGCAGTGGTCATTTTgtgaattaaaatgaaattaccCTGGTACAAA includes these proteins:
- the fam3a gene encoding protein FAM3A produces the protein MRLAGPLRVVVVVCLVGLTWLLAHMLLGGENSLVVVRHLFHGSHEVTTVAPKPRKYKCGLSAPCPAKHLAFRLTSGAANVIGPKICLEDKILVSSVKNNVGRGLNIALVNGVTGELLEVKSFDMWAGDIADLLKFLRPLHEGTLVFVASFDDPASKLNDEARRLLEELGSTAAKELGFRDSWVFVGAKGIENKSPFEQRMKNSKSTNKYEGWPESLEMDGCVPLRVSQES